A genomic window from Leptolyngbya sp. BL0902 includes:
- a CDS encoding chloride channel protein, giving the protein MLQKRLEPFLSRKRVAVVEACVIGLVSGLAAVLLKQGVEWLTLWRTHTTLPLWLALPLIGLGGGYLSGWLVERLAPEASGSGIPQVKAALGFAKMPLNLRVALVKLGSTLLALGSGLSLGRQGPTVQIGAALAAQLSRWVPTSPEYRRQLISAGAAAGLAAGFNAPIAGVLFVVEELLQDFSDLTLGSAILASFIGAVVSRLLGGQGLNLVMEAKPVSLSVYDLPFLVVLGLLAGLLGSLFRRGIFGSLAFFRQFKTLGLPGRIGLAGLITGLVGVFVPVAAVDNTGLQEFFVTGSAGWQLIAVAFVVKFLLTLLAYGSGAAGGIFAPSLVLGAALGCLVSFLAQAAYTGFGAWPMPEALGSTTTYALTGMGAFFSAVTGVPITAIVIVFEMTANFNLVLPLMIGSGIAYLIADRANQGSIYNRLLEMKGIHLEPVAQANNPWAHLTAADLMQRRVETLSSQITLPEVVQAFSRSHHRGFPVLEEGRLVGIVTQSDLGEASGLEPYLTLKDLMTPHPVTVSPDAPLPRVLHLLNRLKLSRLPVTEGNKLVGIITRADIIRAESDQVSGDLPELGPQAEPSYVVFQQRAPATGQGRLLVPLADPNTAPDLIKIAAAIAHGLHYELECVHVVRVPRSVAPAEAKVDLQAAEPLRQLALSYAEHSGLSVHFQVRAAHEIGRTLLEIIRDRHIDLVLMGWHHPTLTPGRVINSVVDTLIRQAPCQVLVVRPGRNLTFNHWLLPTAGGPNAQSAHRLLPGLITLGKTPDIHLCTICHPEQGKCLTPQYLSVLADDLETALHRPVRTHVVTHTSVSEAIIDLSHQCQSDAILLGASRENLLSQVLKGNVPLEIAQQTDITIILLRQVEDESE; this is encoded by the coding sequence ATGTTACAAAAGCGCCTAGAGCCGTTCCTCAGTCGAAAGCGCGTAGCCGTGGTCGAAGCCTGCGTGATTGGGCTGGTGTCGGGGTTGGCGGCGGTGCTGCTAAAGCAGGGGGTGGAATGGCTGACCCTGTGGCGCACCCACACCACCTTACCGCTCTGGCTGGCGCTGCCGTTGATTGGCCTGGGTGGCGGCTACCTGTCGGGCTGGCTGGTGGAGCGGCTGGCCCCGGAGGCGTCGGGCAGCGGCATTCCCCAGGTAAAAGCGGCGCTGGGGTTTGCCAAAATGCCCCTAAATTTGCGGGTGGCTCTAGTGAAACTGGGCAGTACGCTGCTGGCCCTGGGGTCGGGCCTATCCTTGGGACGCCAGGGGCCAACGGTGCAGATTGGAGCGGCCCTAGCGGCGCAGCTCAGCCGTTGGGTGCCCACCTCACCGGAGTATCGACGGCAACTCATTTCGGCGGGGGCGGCGGCGGGGCTGGCGGCGGGGTTCAATGCACCCATTGCCGGGGTGCTGTTTGTGGTGGAGGAACTGCTCCAGGATTTCTCTGACCTCACCCTGGGCAGCGCCATTTTGGCCTCGTTTATTGGGGCGGTGGTGTCGCGGCTGTTGGGGGGCCAGGGGCTCAACCTGGTGATGGAAGCCAAGCCCGTCAGCCTGTCGGTCTATGACCTGCCGTTTTTGGTGGTGTTGGGGCTGCTGGCCGGACTGCTGGGGTCGCTGTTTCGGCGGGGTATCTTCGGCAGTTTGGCCTTTTTTCGGCAGTTCAAAACCCTGGGTTTGCCGGGGCGCATTGGCTTGGCGGGGTTGATCACGGGCCTGGTGGGGGTGTTTGTGCCCGTGGCGGCGGTGGATAACACGGGCCTTCAGGAATTTTTCGTTACCGGATCGGCGGGTTGGCAGTTGATCGCCGTGGCCTTTGTGGTCAAGTTTTTGCTGACGCTGCTGGCCTACGGATCAGGCGCAGCGGGGGGAATTTTTGCCCCGTCCCTGGTGCTGGGGGCGGCGTTGGGGTGCCTAGTGAGTTTCCTGGCTCAGGCAGCCTACACAGGGTTCGGGGCTTGGCCCATGCCAGAAGCGCTAGGTAGCACGACGACCTACGCCCTCACCGGAATGGGCGCGTTTTTTAGTGCGGTGACGGGGGTGCCCATTACCGCCATCGTCATCGTCTTTGAGATGACCGCCAACTTTAACCTGGTGCTGCCCCTGATGATTGGTTCCGGCATCGCCTACCTGATTGCCGACCGAGCCAATCAAGGCTCTATATATAATCGCCTGCTAGAAATGAAGGGCATTCACCTCGAACCCGTGGCCCAGGCCAACAACCCCTGGGCGCACCTCACAGCGGCGGACTTGATGCAGCGGCGGGTAGAAACCCTCTCCAGCCAAATCACTCTGCCGGAAGTTGTCCAAGCCTTTTCTCGATCCCACCATCGCGGCTTCCCGGTGCTGGAAGAAGGCCGACTGGTGGGCATCGTCACCCAAAGCGACCTAGGCGAGGCCAGCGGCCTCGAACCCTACCTCACCCTGAAGGATTTGATGACGCCTCACCCCGTCACCGTTTCCCCCGATGCGCCTCTGCCCAGGGTGCTGCACCTGCTGAACCGCCTCAAGCTCAGCCGTTTGCCCGTCACCGAGGGCAACAAACTGGTGGGCATCATCACCCGCGCCGACATCATCCGGGCCGAGTCCGATCAGGTCAGCGGCGACCTGCCAGAACTTGGCCCCCAGGCCGAACCCTCCTATGTGGTTTTCCAACAACGGGCTCCGGCCACCGGGCAGGGTCGCTTACTCGTCCCCCTCGCCGACCCCAACACCGCCCCTGATCTCATCAAAATCGCCGCCGCCATCGCCCACGGATTGCACTACGAACTAGAGTGCGTCCATGTGGTGCGGGTGCCGCGCAGCGTGGCTCCCGCCGAGGCCAAGGTAGACCTGCAAGCGGCGGAACCCCTGCGCCAACTGGCCCTCTCCTACGCCGAACACAGCGGCCTATCCGTCCATTTCCAAGTCCGTGCCGCCCACGAAATTGGCCGCACCCTGCTGGAAATCATCCGCGACCGCCACATCGACCTTGTCCTCATGGGCTGGCACCACCCCACCCTCACCCCCGGTCGCGTCATCAACAGCGTGGTGGATACCCTGATTCGCCAAGCCCCTTGCCAAGTCCTGGTCGTCCGTCCAGGGCGCAACCTCACCTTTAACCACTGGCTGCTGCCCACGGCGGGTGGCCCCAATGCCCAAAGTGCCCACCGTCTGCTGCCGGGATTGATCACCCTCGGCAAAACCCCCGACATTCACCTCTGCACCATCTGCCACCCCGAACAGGGCAAGTGCCTGACGCCGCAATACCTCTCGGTTCTGGCCGACGACCTCGAAACCGCTCTGCATCGGCCCGTCCGTACCCACGTTGTTACCCACACCTCCGTTTCTGAGGCCATCATTGACCTCTCCCACCAGTGCCAAAGCGACGCAATTCTCCTAGGCGCGTCCCGCGAAAACCTACTCAGCCAGGTGCTAAAAGGCAACGTGCCCCTAGAAATTGCCCAACAAACCGACATCACCATCATCCTCCTGCGCCAAGTAGAGGACGAGAGCGAGTAA
- a CDS encoding resolvase — MNDPNVSMSGCSTFASPDPGISFSTPEPGLTIDDVQRHLNRSRASVYRYANTDPALLNPPYNPQKLNPELRQNKDEPLLFRAQEVRRFAEEVLGLQPIIQVQPAPETATNDLLRQILAELKAIRQHLERQD; from the coding sequence ATGAATGACCCCAATGTTTCTATGAGCGGCTGTTCCACCTTCGCGAGCCCCGATCCAGGAATCTCCTTCTCAACCCCAGAACCAGGGCTCACGATTGACGATGTGCAGCGCCACCTCAACCGCTCGCGGGCCTCGGTTTACCGCTACGCCAACACCGACCCCGCCCTGCTCAACCCGCCCTACAACCCCCAAAAGCTGAATCCTGAACTGCGTCAGAATAAGGACGAACCGCTGCTATTCCGTGCCCAGGAAGTGCGCCGCTTTGCCGAGGAAGTGCTGGGGCTTCAGCCCATCATTCAGGTGCAGCCCGCCCCTGAAACTGCCACCAACGACCTGCTGCGGCAAATTCTGGCGGAACTCAAGGCCATTCGCCAGCACCTAGAGCGGCAAGATTAG
- a CDS encoding SulP family inorganic anion transporter, whose amino-acid sequence MGITNRISFRHWRGDLFGGVTAAVIALPMALAFGVASGAGPASGLYGAVIVGFFAALFGGTPTLISEPTGPMTVVFTAVIAQLVAANPENGLAMAFTVAMLAGFFQIIFGVLKLGRYVTLMPYPVISGFMSGIGVILIILQLGPFLGHATPKGGVVGTLTSLPELISTLDPAEVALGVFSLAVLFLMPKQMKRWVPPQLLVLVAGTILALTVFAGSDLRLIGEIPTGLPILQLPIFSADQLRVMLVDGLVLGMLGCIDALLTAMIADSITRTQSDPNKELIGQGIGNLMSGLFGGMPGAGATMGTVVNIQAGGRTALSGLIRAAILLVVVLWAAPLTKVIPLAVLAGIAVKVGFDILDWSFLKRAHHVSWKGTAIMYGVMFLTVFVDLIVAVGVGVFIANMLTIDRLSSLQSEGVRTITDFDGDFPLNEEENALMDRAKGRILLFHLDGPMIFGVARAISQEHTAMEDHDVLIVDLQDVPHLGVTAALALENAIQDAADAGRQVFLVGAKGKTLKRLEKLGVLRFVPAEHLVQTRAEALKASLKVLATIDGIDSSSDMAESEVPRMV is encoded by the coding sequence ATGGGCATCACGAATCGGATTAGCTTCCGCCACTGGCGGGGCGACTTGTTTGGGGGCGTCACCGCTGCGGTGATTGCGTTGCCGATGGCCCTGGCCTTTGGGGTGGCCTCTGGGGCTGGCCCTGCATCGGGTCTCTATGGGGCCGTGATTGTGGGCTTTTTTGCGGCGTTGTTTGGGGGCACGCCGACCCTGATTTCCGAGCCTACGGGGCCGATGACAGTGGTGTTCACTGCCGTTATCGCTCAACTGGTGGCGGCAAATCCCGAAAACGGCTTGGCGATGGCCTTTACGGTCGCCATGCTGGCGGGTTTCTTCCAGATTATTTTTGGAGTTCTCAAACTGGGGCGCTACGTCACCCTCATGCCCTACCCGGTGATTTCCGGCTTTATGTCGGGGATTGGGGTAATTCTGATTATCCTGCAACTGGGGCCATTTTTGGGCCATGCCACCCCCAAGGGCGGCGTGGTCGGCACCCTCACCAGTTTGCCAGAACTGATCAGCACCCTGGATCCGGCAGAGGTGGCTCTGGGGGTGTTCTCCCTGGCGGTGCTGTTTTTAATGCCGAAGCAGATGAAGCGCTGGGTTCCCCCCCAGTTGCTGGTGCTGGTGGCTGGGACGATTCTGGCGCTCACCGTATTTGCGGGGTCTGACCTGCGGCTGATTGGGGAAATTCCCACTGGATTGCCTATCCTGCAACTGCCCATCTTCAGCGCTGACCAACTGCGGGTGATGCTGGTGGATGGCCTGGTGCTGGGGATGCTGGGCTGTATTGATGCCCTGCTGACGGCGATGATTGCCGACAGCATTACCCGTACCCAAAGCGACCCCAACAAGGAACTGATCGGCCAAGGGATCGGCAACCTGATGTCGGGTCTGTTTGGCGGTATGCCCGGTGCCGGGGCCACCATGGGTACGGTGGTCAACATCCAGGCTGGGGGGCGCACGGCGCTATCGGGGCTGATTCGGGCCGCGATTCTGCTGGTGGTCGTCCTCTGGGCGGCTCCGCTGACCAAGGTGATTCCCCTGGCGGTGCTGGCGGGGATTGCCGTGAAAGTTGGCTTTGACATTCTGGACTGGAGCTTCCTGAAACGGGCGCACCATGTGTCTTGGAAGGGCACCGCCATCATGTATGGGGTGATGTTCCTCACCGTGTTTGTAGACTTGATTGTGGCCGTGGGGGTGGGCGTGTTCATCGCCAATATGCTCACCATCGACCGCCTCAGCAGCCTGCAATCGGAGGGTGTGCGCACCATCACCGACTTTGACGGCGACTTTCCCCTCAACGAGGAAGAAAACGCCCTCATGGATCGGGCCAAGGGTCGGATTCTGCTCTTCCACCTAGATGGCCCCATGATCTTCGGCGTGGCGCGGGCCATTTCCCAAGAGCACACCGCCATGGAAGACCACGATGTGCTGATTGTGGACTTGCAGGATGTGCCTCACCTGGGCGTCACCGCTGCCCTGGCGCTGGAAAACGCCATCCAGGACGCGGCAGATGCCGGACGCCAGGTGTTCCTCGTTGGTGCCAAGGGCAAAACCCTGAAGCGTCTGGAAAAACTGGGTGTGCTGCGGTTTGTTCCCGCTGAGCACCTGGTCCAAACTCGCGCCGAAGCCCTGAAGGCATCTCTCAAGGTGCTGGCGACCATCGACGGCATCGACTCCTCCAGCGACATGGCCGAATCGGAAGTCCCCCGCATGGTCTAG
- a CDS encoding cation:proton antiporter, with translation MTEILSSLSWLSWADTPLTSTLSPLLAAATETDAETGPIVLAGVLLSLVVIYIASKLGGELSRLVDLPPVLGELVAGVIVGASALHLIVFPESGAVAADSQLMSLLQWLGGLSPEAVTEVFKSQSEVVSVLAELGVIILLFEIGLESDLRELQKVGYQAAIVAVVGVVAPFALGTVGLMTLFHVPTIPAIFAGAALTATSIGITSKVLSEIGQLKSAEGQIIVGAAVIDDVLGIIVLAVVASLAKTGEVDVMNVIYLIASATGFLLGAIFLGKFFNTSFVAIADKLQTRGNLVIPALTFAFLMAFLANVIHLEAILGAFAAGLVLDETDKRKELDLQIMPIADILVPIFFVTVGAKADLGVLNPAVPANREGLVIALFLLAVAILGKVVTGWTTFGQAQLNKLAIGIGMVPRGEVGLVFAGIGSASGVLSKPLEAAIIIMVIATTFLAPPFLRIAFKGSEEETTAKADPAS, from the coding sequence ATGACTGAGATTCTATCCAGCCTATCCTGGCTATCCTGGGCCGACACGCCCCTGACCTCCACCCTGTCGCCCCTGCTGGCGGCGGCAACCGAAACCGACGCCGAAACCGGGCCGATTGTCCTGGCTGGGGTGTTGCTCAGCCTGGTGGTGATCTACATCGCCAGCAAACTCGGTGGCGAACTGTCTCGCCTGGTAGACCTGCCCCCGGTGTTAGGGGAACTGGTGGCCGGGGTGATTGTGGGAGCCTCCGCCCTACACCTGATTGTCTTCCCCGAAAGCGGGGCCGTTGCGGCAGATTCCCAATTGATGAGCCTGCTGCAATGGCTGGGTGGATTGTCCCCCGAAGCCGTCACCGAGGTGTTCAAAAGCCAGAGCGAAGTGGTCTCGGTGCTGGCAGAACTGGGCGTGATCATTCTGCTGTTTGAAATCGGCCTAGAATCCGACCTGCGCGAATTGCAAAAGGTGGGCTACCAGGCGGCAATTGTGGCCGTTGTGGGTGTGGTTGCTCCCTTTGCTCTGGGCACCGTTGGGCTGATGACTCTGTTCCATGTGCCCACCATTCCCGCCATTTTTGCGGGTGCTGCGTTGACCGCCACCAGCATCGGCATTACCTCCAAGGTGCTGTCGGAAATTGGCCAGCTCAAATCCGCCGAGGGCCAAATTATCGTCGGTGCAGCGGTGATTGACGACGTACTGGGCATCATCGTCCTAGCCGTGGTCGCCAGCTTGGCCAAAACGGGCGAAGTAGACGTGATGAACGTCATCTACCTGATCGCTAGCGCCACCGGGTTCCTGCTAGGCGCTATCTTCCTGGGCAAATTCTTCAACACCTCCTTCGTCGCCATTGCCGACAAACTGCAAACTCGCGGCAACCTGGTGATTCCGGCCCTCACCTTCGCCTTTTTGATGGCCTTCCTCGCCAACGTCATTCACCTAGAAGCCATTCTGGGGGCCTTCGCCGCTGGTCTGGTGCTGGATGAAACCGACAAGCGCAAGGAGCTTGACCTCCAAATCATGCCCATCGCCGACATCCTAGTGCCGATCTTCTTCGTCACCGTGGGGGCCAAGGCCGACCTAGGCGTGCTCAACCCCGCCGTTCCTGCCAACCGCGAAGGTCTGGTCATTGCCCTCTTCCTGCTGGCCGTCGCCATCCTGGGCAAAGTGGTCACGGGCTGGACCACCTTCGGCCAAGCTCAGCTCAACAAGCTGGCCATCGGCATCGGCATGGTGCCTCGCGGCGAGGTAGGCCTGGTGTTTGCGGGCATCGGCTCCGCCAGCGGCGTGCTGTCCAAACCCCTGGAAGCGGCCATCATCATCATGGTGATCGCCACCACCTTCCTGGCTCCGCCCTTCCTCCGCATTGCCTTCAAGGGCTCCGAGGAAGAGACCACGGCCAAAGCCGACCCGGCCTCCTAA
- a CDS encoding cation:proton antiporter subunit C, translating to MEIGGSTILYACVYATILMGFFGIIFKEHLVMKIIAMDVMSTGVVALFVLVAARTGVRTPILTEGASSSYADPVPQAVILTAIVIGFSIQALMLVGVMKLARDNPTLEARIIEKGYEP from the coding sequence ATGGAAATCGGGGGAAGTACGATACTCTATGCCTGTGTCTATGCCACCATTTTGATGGGCTTTTTCGGCATCATCTTTAAAGAACACTTGGTCATGAAAATCATCGCCATGGATGTGATGAGTACCGGAGTGGTCGCCCTATTTGTGTTGGTGGCAGCAAGAACTGGGGTACGTACTCCCATTTTGACCGAGGGCGCAAGTTCTAGCTATGCCGATCCGGTGCCCCAGGCGGTAATTTTGACCGCCATTGTGATTGGTTTCTCCATCCAAGCCTTGATGCTGGTGGGGGTGATGAAACTGGCGAGGGATAACCCCACGCTAGAAGCTCGCATTATCGAAAAGGGGTATGAGCCATGA
- a CDS encoding cation:proton antiporter, with protein MTPLATPPLTMTPFTILWITLPFAVGFSIYLLPQVDRILTLAVTLVSVAYASALVFQPEALTIDLLDSFGVSLLADKLSAWFILTNALVTAAIVLHGWDSPKTEFFYTQLIILHGSVNATFICADLISLYVALEMVGITTFLLISYPRTDKTLWVGLRYLFVSNVAMLFYLMGTVLVYRTHQSFAFEGLRGAPIEAPALILMALLVKGGIFVSGLWLPQTNVAADSAVSAMMSGAVEKAGVFPLLRIALTLEELEPVIQTFGMGTALLGVTYALVSTDAKRVLACSTLSQLGWLLVAPAVAGFYALAHGLAKATMFLTVGQLPQRDLAQLRQRPIPTALWIPLTVGSLSISGAPFLAGFGAKVLTLDALLPWQATVMNTAALGTAATYAKFIFLPHRPTLVMAGDNAPKKGFWLAIWLLLCSVIIASAGYRDAYTWANALKVLAFLGGGWLVYGLLRRHLTMPVPRAAEEFEPLIGGMSVMLVVLFWMVWSWSVA; from the coding sequence ATGACTCCCCTAGCAACACCCCCCTTGACGATGACGCCCTTTACCATCCTGTGGATTACGCTGCCCTTTGCGGTGGGTTTCAGTATTTACCTGCTGCCCCAGGTAGATCGCATTCTCACCCTGGCGGTAACGCTGGTCTCGGTGGCCTACGCGAGTGCGCTGGTTTTTCAGCCTGAAGCCCTCACCATCGATCTGCTAGATAGTTTTGGCGTATCGCTGCTGGCAGATAAACTGAGCGCCTGGTTCATTTTGACCAATGCCCTCGTTACCGCCGCCATTGTGCTGCACGGTTGGGATAGCCCCAAAACCGAGTTTTTCTACACCCAGTTAATTATTCTTCACGGCAGCGTCAATGCCACGTTTATTTGTGCAGATTTAATCAGCCTCTACGTGGCCCTAGAAATGGTTGGGATCACCACGTTTTTGCTGATTAGTTATCCCCGTACCGATAAAACCCTGTGGGTGGGGCTGCGCTATTTATTTGTCAGCAATGTGGCCATGCTGTTTTATCTGATGGGGACGGTGTTGGTCTATCGCACCCATCAGTCCTTTGCCTTTGAGGGGCTGCGGGGTGCCCCCATCGAAGCGCCTGCTCTCATTTTGATGGCCCTATTGGTGAAGGGTGGCATTTTTGTCTCTGGGCTGTGGTTGCCGCAGACCAACGTCGCCGCCGATAGTGCGGTATCCGCCATGATGTCGGGGGCGGTAGAAAAAGCGGGGGTGTTTCCGCTACTCCGTATCGCCCTGACCCTGGAGGAGTTGGAACCTGTGATCCAAACCTTTGGTATGGGGACAGCCCTGCTAGGCGTGACCTATGCCTTGGTCTCCACTGATGCCAAGCGGGTGCTGGCCTGTAGCACGCTGTCCCAACTGGGCTGGCTGCTGGTGGCCCCAGCGGTAGCAGGGTTCTATGCCCTGGCCCATGGGTTGGCCAAGGCAACGATGTTTCTCACCGTGGGGCAGTTGCCCCAGCGAGACCTGGCCCAACTGCGCCAGCGCCCCATCCCCACCGCCCTGTGGATTCCCCTCACGGTGGGGAGTTTGTCCATTTCGGGGGCTCCCTTTCTGGCGGGGTTTGGGGCCAAGGTGCTGACCCTTGATGCCCTACTGCCTTGGCAGGCCACGGTGATGAATACTGCTGCCTTGGGCACAGCGGCCACCTACGCCAAATTTATCTTTTTGCCCCATCGGCCCACCCTGGTGATGGCTGGGGACAATGCCCCTAAAAAGGGATTCTGGCTGGCGATCTGGCTGTTGTTGTGCAGCGTCATTATCGCCAGTGCCGGATACCGGGATGCCTATACCTGGGCCAACGCCCTGAAGGTTCTGGCCTTTTTAGGGGGGGGCTGGCTGGTCTATGGGCTGCTGCGTCGTCATCTGACGATGCCCGTGCCTCGGGCTGCTGAGGAGTTTGAACCGTTAATTGGAGGAATGAGCGTCATGTTAGTGGTGCTGTTTTGGATGGTGTGGTCATGGTCGGTGGCCTAG
- a CDS encoding cation:proton antiporter has translation MTLFTVVWMVLPFLVGFSIYLLPRLDRPLALGVTLVSLAYGISLFFQPGGFDIRLMDSFGVTLLADNLSAWFILTNTLVTAAVVIYCWPTAKSAFFYTQAIILHGSINATFICADFISLYVALEVVGIAAFLLIAYPRSNKTLWVALRYLFISNTAMLFYLIGAILVYQTHQSFAFTGLRGAPVEAVTLIIGGLLTKGGIFVSGLWLPLTHSEAESPVSALLSGVVVKAGVFPLVRFALMMEELTPLMAVLGVASALLGVIYALCQTDAKRVLACSTLSQLGWILAVPPAAGLFALAHGLAKATLFLTVGNLPSRDLPRLRQQPIQTSLWVPLTLASLSISGFPGLVGFGSKLATLKAALPWQPPLLNLAAVGTAVLYAQFIFLPHQRDDKDNWLSAKPGLWWALGLLIGAMVVANGAYVGAYTLANLIKVLVILGVGWLLQQWLLVRMSVGFPRGLEAFEHLIGGMSLALVALFWMVGSWLAI, from the coding sequence ATGACTCTATTCACCGTTGTGTGGATGGTTCTACCGTTCTTGGTAGGCTTCAGTATCTACCTGCTGCCCCGGCTAGATCGGCCCTTGGCCTTGGGTGTCACCCTGGTGTCTTTGGCCTACGGTATCAGCCTATTTTTTCAGCCCGGTGGTTTTGATATCCGCTTGATGGACAGCTTTGGGGTGACGCTACTCGCGGACAACCTCAGCGCCTGGTTCATCCTCACCAACACCCTGGTGACGGCGGCGGTCGTGATCTACTGCTGGCCTACGGCTAAATCGGCCTTCTTTTATACCCAGGCCATCATTCTCCACGGCAGCATCAACGCCACTTTTATCTGTGCCGACTTCATTAGCCTCTACGTGGCCCTTGAGGTCGTTGGTATTGCGGCCTTTTTGCTGATTGCCTACCCCCGCAGCAACAAAACCCTGTGGGTAGCCTTGCGCTATCTGTTCATCAGCAACACCGCCATGCTGTTCTACCTGATCGGGGCGATTTTGGTCTACCAAACCCACCAGTCCTTTGCCTTTACTGGGCTGCGCGGTGCCCCCGTCGAGGCTGTAACACTGATTATCGGTGGGTTGCTCACCAAGGGCGGTATCTTCGTATCTGGGCTTTGGCTTCCCCTCACCCACTCCGAGGCAGAAAGCCCGGTGTCGGCCCTGCTGTCTGGGGTCGTGGTAAAGGCGGGGGTGTTTCCCCTGGTGCGCTTTGCCCTAATGATGGAGGAACTCACCCCGCTGATGGCTGTGCTGGGGGTAGCCTCTGCCCTGCTAGGGGTGATCTACGCCCTCTGCCAAACCGATGCCAAGCGGGTGTTGGCCTGTAGCACCCTATCCCAACTGGGCTGGATTTTGGCCGTGCCCCCGGCGGCGGGGCTCTTTGCCCTGGCCCATGGGCTGGCTAAGGCAACCCTGTTCCTCACCGTGGGCAACTTGCCCAGCCGCGACCTACCCCGCCTGCGCCAACAGCCGATTCAGACGAGCCTGTGGGTGCCCCTCACCCTGGCCAGTCTCTCCATTTCTGGCTTTCCAGGGCTGGTGGGCTTTGGCTCCAAACTGGCAACCCTCAAAGCGGCCCTGCCCTGGCAACCGCCGCTGCTCAACCTCGCGGCAGTGGGTACGGCGGTGCTCTATGCCCAATTTATTTTTCTACCCCATCAGCGAGACGACAAGGACAACTGGCTGTCGGCCAAGCCAGGATTGTGGTGGGCATTGGGGCTTCTGATTGGGGCGATGGTCGTGGCCAATGGAGCCTATGTTGGAGCCTACACCCTAGCAAACCTAATCAAGGTGCTGGTCATTCTTGGGGTGGGTTGGCTGCTTCAACAATGGCTGTTGGTGCGGATGTCGGTAGGTTTTCCCCGTGGCCTAGAAGCCTTTGAGCACCTAATTGGAGGCATGAGTTTGGCCTTAGTTGCACTGTTTTGGATGGTGGGATCATGGTTGGCAATTTAA
- a CDS encoding Na+/H+ antiporter subunit E codes for MVGNLNILLRLTIWFLLTADFSIANILIGLAVAFLLPRGIPRPSNIKQWLHVLGEVIVAIPQAYKEAIEIMIFPHNHEVVTVDRAKRQQTPSLLFLDIFLITFTPKTIVQRYREQGWYEVHRVTRRPNP; via the coding sequence ATGGTTGGCAATTTAAATATTCTGCTGCGGCTGACAATCTGGTTTTTGCTGACTGCCGATTTTAGTATTGCGAATATTTTGATTGGCCTTGCTGTAGCTTTCTTGCTGCCCAGGGGCATTCCTCGCCCCAGCAATATTAAGCAGTGGTTGCACGTCCTGGGGGAGGTGATAGTGGCCATTCCCCAGGCTTACAAAGAAGCCATTGAAATCATGATCTTTCCCCACAACCATGAAGTAGTGACGGTAGATCGGGCGAAACGACAGCAAACCCCTAGTCTGTTATTTTTAGATATTTTTCTGATCACCTTCACCCCCAAAACCATCGTCCAGCGCTACCGCGAACAGGGCTGGTACGAAGTCCATCGTGTTACCCGGAGGCCCAACCCATGA